A single genomic interval of Funiculus sociatus GB2-C1 harbors:
- a CDS encoding NACHT domain-containing protein, whose amino-acid sequence MTGFEPAVADAAIKGLAGVVIKTVWEGGGKFLSLIGGSLDEGKKQLIFNASRQYVKNYTERHGILKVLGMREPVALESVYTGVQFLDEQDICRFESIDSLEEAYRQAQRRSYHSKDTRKQEGLKVANEKQYLMVLGGPGAGKSTFLRRMGLEALKGNKGKFKHSCIPVFIELKIFNTGDINIEKVISDEFRTCGFPSPEKSTKKLLEQGKLLILLDGLDEVPTKNLNEAIGQIQNFVDQYDKNRFIASCRTAAYRSVFRRFSDVAMADFDDTQIEQFIGNWFQSEADKQAKTAKKCWEILQKPEHKAAKELAQTPLLLTFLCLVYDRSQSFPDNRSVLYRKALRILLEEWASEKRILRDEIYQGLHTELEEILLSEIAYKGFEADRLFFSQREVVEQIKTFLASNLNAPQHLDGEAVLNAIAIQQGILVERAEDIFSFSHLTLQEYLTAQYIDDHRQIEKLVTEHLTDKRWKEVFLLVAGLMRGGADDLLLRMEKEVQKYINTPKLKALLHWAEQATSGSESDIKPVGKRAIANAYAIAYAYANANANAIANPSPNAIANPNAISIAYAYANPYAIAIADIAIAIAIPDADAIAEAIDNARELDKLKIFNNINFAVLVARLEALKAKIPDDKQPLEVRGEFAYRLFQTLLNAFNLNLEMVNLTEEEIKALDNYFYANYLIIQCKQAAVRVSPKTWEEIEERMLLVPNN is encoded by the coding sequence ATGACAGGATTTGAACCCGCAGTTGCAGATGCAGCAATCAAAGGTCTAGCTGGCGTTGTGATTAAAACAGTTTGGGAAGGTGGGGGTAAATTTCTCAGTTTGATAGGCGGAAGCCTAGATGAGGGAAAAAAGCAGCTAATTTTTAACGCATCACGGCAATATGTCAAGAACTATACTGAGCGTCACGGCATCCTGAAAGTGTTGGGAATGCGGGAACCTGTAGCCTTAGAGTCAGTCTATACTGGCGTTCAGTTTTTAGATGAGCAAGATATTTGTCGATTTGAATCAATTGACAGCCTAGAAGAAGCTTACCGCCAAGCTCAAAGACGCAGTTATCACTCTAAAGATACCCGTAAGCAAGAAGGGCTGAAAGTTGCTAACGAAAAGCAATATCTCATGGTACTGGGTGGGCCAGGAGCGGGAAAATCCACATTTTTACGGCGGATGGGACTGGAAGCACTGAAGGGCAACAAGGGAAAATTTAAGCACTCCTGTATCCCGGTTTTCATCGAACTCAAAATATTTAACACAGGTGATATCAATATTGAGAAAGTCATCAGTGATGAATTTCGTACTTGTGGTTTTCCTTCACCTGAAAAATCTACTAAGAAATTATTAGAGCAAGGCAAGTTGCTAATTTTGCTGGATGGTTTAGATGAAGTACCGACCAAGAACTTAAATGAGGCTATTGGTCAAATTCAGAATTTTGTTGACCAATATGATAAAAATCGTTTCATCGCCTCCTGTCGCACCGCTGCTTATCGCAGTGTTTTTCGTCGGTTTAGCGATGTGGCAATGGCTGATTTTGACGATACTCAAATTGAGCAGTTTATAGGTAACTGGTTCCAGTCAGAAGCAGATAAACAGGCGAAAACTGCTAAGAAATGCTGGGAAATATTGCAAAAACCAGAACATAAAGCAGCTAAAGAGTTAGCTCAGACTCCCTTATTGTTGACATTTCTCTGCCTGGTATATGACCGTTCTCAAAGCTTTCCAGATAATCGCAGCGTTCTCTACCGGAAAGCACTGCGAATATTGCTTGAGGAATGGGCGTCAGAAAAGCGAATTCTGCGAGATGAAATTTATCAAGGACTGCATACAGAGTTAGAAGAGATACTTCTATCTGAGATTGCCTACAAAGGTTTTGAGGCAGATCGATTATTTTTCTCGCAGCGAGAGGTTGTTGAGCAAATCAAAACCTTTTTGGCTAGTAACTTAAATGCGCCTCAGCATCTAGACGGGGAGGCGGTTCTGAATGCTATTGCCATCCAACAAGGTATCTTGGTAGAACGAGCGGAAGATATATTTTCGTTCTCCCATCTGACACTACAGGAATATTTAACTGCCCAATACATTGACGATCATCGGCAAATCGAGAAATTAGTTACCGAACACCTCACAGATAAACGCTGGAAAGAGGTATTTTTGCTCGTAGCTGGGTTGATGCGTGGTGGAGCCGATGACTTATTGTTGCGGATGGAAAAAGAGGTGCAAAAGTACATCAATACTCCTAAACTAAAAGCTTTATTACACTGGGCGGAACAGGCAACCTCTGGTTCGGAAAGCGATATTAAACCTGTAGGTAAAAGGGCGATCGCCAACGCCTACGCCATCGCCTACGCCTACGCCAATGCCAATGCCAATGCCATCGCCAACCCCAGCCCCAACGCTATCGCCAACCCCAACGCCATCTCCATCGCCTACGCCTACGCCAATCCCTACGCCATCGCCATCGCCGATATCGCCATCGCCATCGCCATCCCCGACGCCGACGCCATCGCCGAAGCTATTGACAATGCCCGTGAACTTGACAAACTAAAAATCTTCAACAATATAAATTTTGCTGTGCTAGTTGCCCGACTGGAAGCACTAAAAGCTAAAATTCCTGACGATAAACAACCCTTGGAAGTGCGTGGGGAATTTGCGTATCGTCTCTTTCAAACCTTGCTCAATGCTTTCAATCTCAACTTAGAAATGGTCAATTTAACTGAGGAAGAAATCAAGGCGCTCGACAATTATTTCTATGCCAATTACCTCATAATTCAGTGCAAACAAGCAGCGGTGCGAGTGTCACCCAAAACATGGGAAGAAATAGAGGAAAGAATGCTGCTGGTTCCTAATAATTGA